The proteins below are encoded in one region of Lactuca sativa cultivar Salinas chromosome 3, Lsat_Salinas_v11, whole genome shotgun sequence:
- the LOC111906347 gene encoding uncharacterized protein LOC111906347 isoform X1, translating into MWGLRNVGEIVNVQEVYAGYPNIFSIELHHGGSFTKFPNIRYINGQVRYFDVVDIDEFSVHELDLMMRELGYDGTEIMYYHFRLPNEGFDFGLRALGNDDDVRNLSRYVTHHNKMIKVYTEHGQTNLLTYFMSPTGPRRVIIEDMEKQDSIRPSSPVVAHEVVTPIQIDVGEGDLGLALTLYKSATPEFSRSKGWKHSKGASSCSTKLNLDWEGAEKTMASGEVDKGKGVEGFVDEFVVVDAEKELNKEIYVNEELDVNKSNGEGVEGFADEGYRVVMDNDPQGVNEFSTNINIDDELMTNFQPFEDQDSIPFNGFEGQDNIPFNDEWRQEEPDDIDFENQNSEDEDSDFMIDEDNIIEDVDVDMEDFNLNIDTEAEFNGCQRMGGQRNEDSDEEDDLEVIDNDEWDSLSEDSGDNRKRREMIKELGKQTLCSAGEVHKVAFHIGQKYKAKKELKDKIDLHALETRRNISFTKNDKSRLTAVCDGTVVLNASGVGGPTSGKKVKGKDVNSDKVKCTWKLHASRSSEQDYWFIKTYNQKHICLQTRKIRSCTATFLSKRIMDQIEANPGLPVRALQEQLQSTYGVSISEEKAFRARALATKNVAGDYVKQYAALRDYVLELQKTNEGTTVKIDVVSEPVVSSPTRQFRRIYVCLGPLKKGFKAGLREFLGLDGAFMKGPFPGQILSAVGVDSNNGTYPLAYAVVESENTSSWKWFLQCLAEDLELYSNSNFTFISDRQKGLLPAIEQLFPNAEHRFCIRHIYQNMRIRFKTTEYKEYFWRCATATTIPEFEAVMVELRNYDIEAYQWLLKIPPHHWARSHFSGRAISDMLLNNLCEVFNSKLVKGRDKPIISCLEFIREYLMKRVCNVMKVLNKCQGPLTPTGTRILESNTTLASKYHARWNGGQKYQVKGPWNDQHVVDMEKRECSCRKWELTGIPCKHAIASLNEMADNNEKVGELYTYVHKVYWLDTWKEMYSFKVEPIKGRAMWPKSDCPTTLVPPPHNKAIGRPKKKRRITAEERIEIQQRKRQANSQSQNDNETQSLSRKFLTVTCSKCKQKGHNARTCKAKDGN; encoded by the exons ATGTGGGGACTTAGAAATGTTGGAGAGATTGTCAACGTTCAAGAAGTTTATG CTGGTTACCCCAACATATTCTCTATTGAACTTCATCACGGAGGGAGTTTCACAAAGTTTCCAAATATCAGGTATATTAATGGCCAAGTAAGGTACTTTGATGTTGTCGACATTGATGAATTTTCTGTTCATGAACTAGACTTGATGATGAGAGAATTAGGGTATGATGGTACTGAAATCATGTATTACCATTTCCGTTTGCCTAATGAAGGATTTGACTTTGGACTCCGAGCATTAGGTAACGATGATGATGTGCGTAATCTCTCACGGTATGTTACCCATCATAACAAAATGATTAAAGTGTACACAGAGCATGGTCAAACGAACTTGCTTACATATTTTATGTCCCCAACTGGTCCAAGAAGGGTTATAATAGAAGACATGGAGAAGCAGGATTCCATTAGACCCTCATCACCTGTAGTTGCTCATGAAGTGGTAACTCCAATCCAAATTGATGTTGGTGAGGGTGATTTAGGGTTAGCATTAACCTTATACAAATCAGCAACACCTGAATTTAGTAGGTCTAAAGGTTGGAAACATAGTAAAGGGGCATCGTCTTGTAGTACAAAGCTTAACTTGGATTGGGAAGGTGCTGAAAAAACAATGGCAAGTGGTGAAGTTGATAAGGGTAAGGGTGTAGAAGGATTTGTAGATGAATTTGTTGTAGTTGATGCAGAAAAAGAGTTAAACAAAGAGATTTATGTGAATGAAGAACTTGATGTGAACAAATCCAATGGTGAGGGTGTAGAAGGATTTGCAGATGAGGGGTATAGAGTTGTCATGGATAATGATCCTCAAGGAGTCAATGAATTTTCAACTAACATCAACATAGATGATGAGTTAATGACAAACTTCCAACCTTTTGAAGACCAAGATAGCATCCCATTTAATGGGTTTGAAGGCCAAGATAACATTCCTTTCAACGATGAGTGGAGACAAGAGGAGCCTGATGACATTGATTTTGAGAATCAAAACAGTGAAGATGAAGATAGTGACTTTATGATTGATGAGGACAACATAATTGAAGATGTTGACGTTGACATGGAGGATTTCAACCTAAATATTGATACAGAAGCAGAGTTCAATGGATGTCAAAGAATGGGtggtcaaagaaatgaagatagtgatgaagaagatgatttgGAGGTAATTGACAATGACGAGTGGGATTCATTAAGTGAGGACTCAGGGGACAACAGGAAAAGAAGAGAAATGATCAAAGAGCTGGGGAAACAAACCTTATGTTCTGCTGGTGAGGTGCACAAGGTAGCTTTTCATATTGGGCAGAAATATAAAGCCAAGAAAGAATTGAAAGACAAAATTGACCTGCATGCTTTAGAGACAAGGAGGAATATCTCATTCACAAAAAACGACAAGAGTAGATTGACAGCTGTTTGTGATGGAACTGTAGTTTTAAATGCAAGTGGGGTAGGTGGACCTACCTCTGGGAAAAAGGTAAAGGGTAAAGATGTAAACTCAGATAAAGTTAAATGCACATGGAAACTTCATGCATCTAGGTCAAGTGAACAGGACTATTGGTTTATTAAGACCTATAATCAGAAACACATCTGCCTCCAAACACGAAAAATTAGATCTTGCACAGCAACATTTCTTTCCAAACGTATTATGGATCAGATTGAAGCTAATCCTGGACTGCCTGTTCGTGCCCTACAAGAGCAACTCCAATCAACTTATGGAGTTAGTATTTCAGAAGAGAAAGCATTTAGGGCAAGAGCATTAGCCACCAAAAATGTTGCAGGGGATTACGTAAAGCAATATGCAGCTTTGAGAGACTATGTACTAGAGCTACAAAAGACAAATGAAGGTACAACTGTAAAGATTGATGTGGTTTCAGAACCTGTGGTTTCATCCCCAACCAGGCAATTCAGAAGGATATATGTGTGTTTAGGTCCTTTGAAGAAAGGTTTTAAGGCAGGTTTGAGAGAATTTTTAGGCTTAGATGGAGCCTTCATGAAGGGACCTTTCCCAGGTCAAATACTAAGTGCAGTTGGTGTTGATTCCAACAATGGAACCTACCCATTGGCATATGCTGTTGTTGAAAGTGAAAACACTTCAAGTTGGAAATGGTTTCTTCAGTGTCTTGCAGAAGATCTTGAGTTGTATTCAAATTCCAACTTCACCTTTATCAGTGATAGACAGAAG GGTCTTCTACCAGCCATAGAACAATTGTTCCCTAATGCAGAACACAGGTTCTGTATTAGACACATATACCAGAACATGAGGATCAGATTTAAGACTACAGAATACAAGGAGTATTTTTGGAGGTGTGCTACAGCCACCACCATACCAGAGTTTGAAGCTGTAATGGTAGAGCTAAGGAATTATGACATAGAAGCATATCAGTGGCTCTTGAAAATCCCTCCACATCATTGGGCTAGAAGTCATTTTTCAG GAAGGGCAATTTCAGACATGTTATTGAATAACCTTTGTGAAGTGTTCAATAGCAAACTTGTTAAAGGGAGAGACAAACCCATTATCAGTTGTTTGGAGTTCATCAGAGAGTACCTTATGAAGAGAGTATGCAATGTGATGAAGGTGTTAAACAAGTGTCAAGGTCCATTAACTCCAACTGGTACTAGGATTTTGGAATCAAACACAACACTAGCTAGTAAGTATCATGCACGATGGAATGGGGGACAAAAGTATCAGGTTAAAGGTCCATGGAATGATCAACATGTGGTGGACATGGAGAAAAGGGAGTGTAGTTGTAGAAAGTGGGAGCTTACTGGAATTCCTTGCAAACATGCAATTGCAAGCCTAAATGAAATGGCAGACAATAATGAAAAGGTGGGAGAACTATACACCTATGTGCATAAGGTGTATTGGCTTGATACATGGAAAGAGATGTACTCCTTCAAGGTGGAGCCTATCAAAGGTAGAGCCATGTGGCCTAAGAGTGACTGCCCAACAACTCTTGTGCCTCCACCACACAACAAAGCTATAGGCAGGCCAAAAAAGAAAAGAAGGATTACAGCAGAGGAAAGGATTGAAATCCAGCAACGTAAGAGGCAAGCAAACAGTCAAAGTCAAAATGATAATGAAACTCAATCACTGAGCAGGAAGTTTTTGACTGTGACATGTAGTAAGTGTAAGCAAAAGGGTCACAATGCCAGGACCTGCAAGGCCAAAGATGGGAATTGA
- the LOC111906347 gene encoding uncharacterized protein LOC111906347 isoform X5, whose product MLERLSTFKKFMLVTPTYSLLNFITEGVSQSFQISGFDFGLRALGNDDDVRNLSRVIIEDMEKQDSIRPSSPVVAHEVVTPIQIDVGEGDLGLALTLYKSATPEFSRSKGWKHSKGASSCSTKLNLDWEGAEKTMASGEVDKGKGVEGFVDEFVVVDAEKELNKEIYVNEELDVNKSNGEGVEGFADEGYRVVMDNDPQGVNEFSTNINIDDELMTNFQPFEDQDSIPFNGFEGQDNIPFNDEWRQEEPDDIDFENQNSEDEDSDFMIDEDNIIEDVDVDMEDFNLNIDTEAEFNGCQRMGGQRNEDSDEEDDLEVIDNDEWDSLSEDSGDNRKRREMIKELGKQTLCSAGEVHKVAFHIGQKYKAKKELKDKIDLHALETRRNISFTKNDKSRLTAVCDGTVVLNASGVGGPTSGKKVKGKDVNSDKVKCTWKLHASRSSEQDYWFIKTYNQKHICLQTRKIRSCTATFLSKRIMDQIEANPGLPVRALQEQLQSTYGVSISEEKAFRARALATKNVAGDYVKQYAALRDYVLELQKTNEGTTVKIDVVSEPVVSSPTRQFRRIYVCLGPLKKGFKAGLREFLGLDGAFMKGPFPGQILSAVGVDSNNGTYPLAYAVVESENTSSWKWFLQCLAEDLELYSNSNFTFISDRQKGLLPAIEQLFPNAEHRFCIRHIYQNMRIRFKTTEYKEYFWRCATATTIPEFEAVMVELRNYDIEAYQWLLKIPPHHWARSHFSGRAISDMLLNNLCEVFNSKLVKGRDKPIISCLEFIREYLMKRVCNVMKVLNKCQGPLTPTGTRILESNTTLASKYHARWNGGQKYQVKGPWNDQHVVDMEKRECSCRKWELTGIPCKHAIASLNEMADNNEKVGELYTYVHKVYWLDTWKEMYSFKVEPIKGRAMWPKSDCPTTLVPPPHNKAIGRPKKKRRITAEERIEIQQRKRQANSQSQNDNETQSLSRKFLTVTCSKCKQKGHNARTCKAKDGN is encoded by the exons ATGTTGGAGAGATTGTCAACGTTCAAGAAGTTTATG CTGGTTACCCCAACATATTCTCTATTGAACTTCATCACGGAGGGAGTTTCACAAAGTTTCCAAATATCAG GATTTGACTTTGGACTCCGAGCATTAGGTAACGATGATGATGTGCGTAATCTCTCACG GGTTATAATAGAAGACATGGAGAAGCAGGATTCCATTAGACCCTCATCACCTGTAGTTGCTCATGAAGTGGTAACTCCAATCCAAATTGATGTTGGTGAGGGTGATTTAGGGTTAGCATTAACCTTATACAAATCAGCAACACCTGAATTTAGTAGGTCTAAAGGTTGGAAACATAGTAAAGGGGCATCGTCTTGTAGTACAAAGCTTAACTTGGATTGGGAAGGTGCTGAAAAAACAATGGCAAGTGGTGAAGTTGATAAGGGTAAGGGTGTAGAAGGATTTGTAGATGAATTTGTTGTAGTTGATGCAGAAAAAGAGTTAAACAAAGAGATTTATGTGAATGAAGAACTTGATGTGAACAAATCCAATGGTGAGGGTGTAGAAGGATTTGCAGATGAGGGGTATAGAGTTGTCATGGATAATGATCCTCAAGGAGTCAATGAATTTTCAACTAACATCAACATAGATGATGAGTTAATGACAAACTTCCAACCTTTTGAAGACCAAGATAGCATCCCATTTAATGGGTTTGAAGGCCAAGATAACATTCCTTTCAACGATGAGTGGAGACAAGAGGAGCCTGATGACATTGATTTTGAGAATCAAAACAGTGAAGATGAAGATAGTGACTTTATGATTGATGAGGACAACATAATTGAAGATGTTGACGTTGACATGGAGGATTTCAACCTAAATATTGATACAGAAGCAGAGTTCAATGGATGTCAAAGAATGGGtggtcaaagaaatgaagatagtgatgaagaagatgatttgGAGGTAATTGACAATGACGAGTGGGATTCATTAAGTGAGGACTCAGGGGACAACAGGAAAAGAAGAGAAATGATCAAAGAGCTGGGGAAACAAACCTTATGTTCTGCTGGTGAGGTGCACAAGGTAGCTTTTCATATTGGGCAGAAATATAAAGCCAAGAAAGAATTGAAAGACAAAATTGACCTGCATGCTTTAGAGACAAGGAGGAATATCTCATTCACAAAAAACGACAAGAGTAGATTGACAGCTGTTTGTGATGGAACTGTAGTTTTAAATGCAAGTGGGGTAGGTGGACCTACCTCTGGGAAAAAGGTAAAGGGTAAAGATGTAAACTCAGATAAAGTTAAATGCACATGGAAACTTCATGCATCTAGGTCAAGTGAACAGGACTATTGGTTTATTAAGACCTATAATCAGAAACACATCTGCCTCCAAACACGAAAAATTAGATCTTGCACAGCAACATTTCTTTCCAAACGTATTATGGATCAGATTGAAGCTAATCCTGGACTGCCTGTTCGTGCCCTACAAGAGCAACTCCAATCAACTTATGGAGTTAGTATTTCAGAAGAGAAAGCATTTAGGGCAAGAGCATTAGCCACCAAAAATGTTGCAGGGGATTACGTAAAGCAATATGCAGCTTTGAGAGACTATGTACTAGAGCTACAAAAGACAAATGAAGGTACAACTGTAAAGATTGATGTGGTTTCAGAACCTGTGGTTTCATCCCCAACCAGGCAATTCAGAAGGATATATGTGTGTTTAGGTCCTTTGAAGAAAGGTTTTAAGGCAGGTTTGAGAGAATTTTTAGGCTTAGATGGAGCCTTCATGAAGGGACCTTTCCCAGGTCAAATACTAAGTGCAGTTGGTGTTGATTCCAACAATGGAACCTACCCATTGGCATATGCTGTTGTTGAAAGTGAAAACACTTCAAGTTGGAAATGGTTTCTTCAGTGTCTTGCAGAAGATCTTGAGTTGTATTCAAATTCCAACTTCACCTTTATCAGTGATAGACAGAAG GGTCTTCTACCAGCCATAGAACAATTGTTCCCTAATGCAGAACACAGGTTCTGTATTAGACACATATACCAGAACATGAGGATCAGATTTAAGACTACAGAATACAAGGAGTATTTTTGGAGGTGTGCTACAGCCACCACCATACCAGAGTTTGAAGCTGTAATGGTAGAGCTAAGGAATTATGACATAGAAGCATATCAGTGGCTCTTGAAAATCCCTCCACATCATTGGGCTAGAAGTCATTTTTCAG GAAGGGCAATTTCAGACATGTTATTGAATAACCTTTGTGAAGTGTTCAATAGCAAACTTGTTAAAGGGAGAGACAAACCCATTATCAGTTGTTTGGAGTTCATCAGAGAGTACCTTATGAAGAGAGTATGCAATGTGATGAAGGTGTTAAACAAGTGTCAAGGTCCATTAACTCCAACTGGTACTAGGATTTTGGAATCAAACACAACACTAGCTAGTAAGTATCATGCACGATGGAATGGGGGACAAAAGTATCAGGTTAAAGGTCCATGGAATGATCAACATGTGGTGGACATGGAGAAAAGGGAGTGTAGTTGTAGAAAGTGGGAGCTTACTGGAATTCCTTGCAAACATGCAATTGCAAGCCTAAATGAAATGGCAGACAATAATGAAAAGGTGGGAGAACTATACACCTATGTGCATAAGGTGTATTGGCTTGATACATGGAAAGAGATGTACTCCTTCAAGGTGGAGCCTATCAAAGGTAGAGCCATGTGGCCTAAGAGTGACTGCCCAACAACTCTTGTGCCTCCACCACACAACAAAGCTATAGGCAGGCCAAAAAAGAAAAGAAGGATTACAGCAGAGGAAAGGATTGAAATCCAGCAACGTAAGAGGCAAGCAAACAGTCAAAGTCAAAATGATAATGAAACTCAATCACTGAGCAGGAAGTTTTTGACTGTGACATGTAGTAAGTGTAAGCAAAAGGGTCACAATGCCAGGACCTGCAAGGCCAAAGATGGGAATTGA